From the genome of Halonatronomonas betaini, one region includes:
- the ald gene encoding alanine dehydrogenase codes for MIIGVPKEIKDNENRIAITPAGVKAFKEDGHEVLVQTNGGVGSGIDDNQYMAAGAEMVDTPAEIFERADMVMKVKEPLEEEYKYFKEDLILFTYLHLAAEEELTHELMKKNVVSIAYETVEDKAGSLPLLTPMSEVAGRISTQAGARFLEKPQGGQGVLLGGIPGVTPAKVVVIGGGIVGLNATKMAVGLGADVTILEKSPAQMRYIDDIYQGRVKTLMSNEYNIREEVLKADLVIGAVLIPGAKAPHLVTEDMIKEMKDGAVIADVAIDQGGCIETSHATTHSDPVFEKHGVVHYCVANMPGAVARTSTFGLTNVTLPYARRIANKGYKEAFKEDRGFALGLNVYEGEVTYKAVADAFDLDYTPIDDVLASF; via the coding sequence ATGATTATAGGTGTACCCAAGGAAATTAAGGACAATGAGAACAGGATTGCGATAACTCCAGCTGGAGTTAAGGCTTTTAAGGAAGATGGCCATGAAGTTTTAGTTCAGACTAATGGTGGTGTTGGTAGCGGTATTGATGATAATCAGTATATGGCAGCCGGTGCTGAAATGGTAGATACTCCTGCTGAGATTTTTGAGCGGGCTGATATGGTTATGAAAGTAAAAGAGCCTTTAGAAGAAGAATATAAATATTTTAAAGAAGATTTAATCCTCTTTACTTATCTCCATCTGGCAGCTGAGGAAGAGCTAACCCATGAGCTAATGAAAAAGAATGTTGTCTCTATTGCCTATGAAACTGTTGAAGATAAAGCTGGAAGTCTTCCGCTCTTAACTCCAATGAGTGAGGTTGCCGGCCGAATTTCAACTCAGGCAGGTGCCCGTTTCCTTGAAAAACCTCAGGGAGGCCAGGGTGTTCTCTTAGGTGGTATCCCAGGTGTTACCCCTGCTAAAGTTGTTGTTATCGGTGGCGGTATCGTTGGTTTAAATGCTACTAAGATGGCTGTCGGTCTCGGCGCAGATGTTACTATTTTAGAAAAGAGTCCAGCCCAGATGCGTTATATTGATGATATCTATCAGGGCAGGGTTAAGACTTTAATGTCCAATGAATATAATATCAGGGAAGAGGTCTTAAAAGCTGATTTAGTTATCGGTGCTGTTTTAATTCCTGGTGCTAAAGCTCCTCATCTTGTAACTGAAGATATGATAAAAGAGATGAAAGATGGTGCTGTTATTGCTGATGTTGCAATTGACCAGGGTGGATGTATTGAGACATCCCATGCAACAACTCATAGCGACCCAGTATTTGAGAAGCATGGCGTTGTTCATTACTGTGTTGCCAATATGCCTGGTGCTGTTGCTAGAACTTCTACTTTCGGTTTAACCAATGTAACTCTGCCTTATGCCAGAAGGATTGCCAATAAAGGTTACAAAGAGGCATTTAAAGAAGATAGAGGCTTTGCTTTAGGTCTTAATGTTTATGAAGGCGAAGTCACTTATAAGGCTGTTGCTGATGCCTTTGATCTTGATTATACACCGATTGATGATGTGCTTGCTAGCTTTTAA
- a CDS encoding M20 metallopeptidase family protein, with translation MKERISQIADRIEDDLINWRREIHMNPELGFEEKETAELISKVLTDLGITHQTGIAGTGVVGLIGESGPVIGIRADMDALPIQETGDKEYISKNAGKMHACGHDGHVATLLGVAKAAVELGDELEGRIKLIFQPAEEGPGGAKPMIEAGVLTEPEVDYMLALHLWNDNEVGYVGTRNGEFFASSDEFDLDILTESSHGASPHEGNDAIVVASEMVQALQSVVSRNVDPTDSAVITIGKIEGGYRRNVIADRVRLEATIRALNSEVRGLLEKRIKEIIDGTARTYGADYDLEYRELYPPLINDEDVVAKVKESAEEMLGVDKFVEIDRPTLGAEDFSYFLEKKPGAMFLVGGQNYDKGIDAPHHHPDYDFDEAALKIGLKVMLNTAVKLIAKLN, from the coding sequence TTGAAAGAACGGATAAGTCAGATAGCTGATAGGATTGAGGATGATCTGATAAACTGGCGGCGGGAGATTCATATGAACCCTGAGCTAGGTTTTGAGGAGAAGGAGACTGCTGAGTTAATTAGTAAGGTTTTGACTGATTTAGGGATAACCCATCAGACCGGTATTGCCGGGACCGGGGTTGTTGGTCTGATCGGTGAATCTGGACCGGTGATTGGAATTCGGGCTGATATGGATGCCCTGCCGATTCAGGAGACCGGGGATAAGGAATATATCTCAAAGAATGCTGGCAAGATGCATGCCTGCGGCCATGATGGCCATGTGGCAACTCTGCTGGGAGTGGCTAAGGCTGCAGTTGAATTAGGTGATGAGCTGGAGGGCAGGATTAAGCTGATCTTCCAGCCAGCTGAGGAGGGTCCAGGAGGGGCCAAACCGATGATTGAGGCTGGGGTCTTAACTGAGCCTGAGGTCGATTATATGCTGGCCTTACATCTATGGAATGACAATGAGGTTGGTTATGTTGGAACCAGGAACGGTGAGTTTTTTGCCTCATCTGATGAATTTGATCTCGATATTCTGACTGAAAGTTCTCATGGTGCCAGTCCCCATGAAGGCAATGATGCGATAGTTGTTGCCAGTGAGATGGTCCAGGCCTTACAGTCTGTTGTCAGCAGGAATGTTGATCCCACTGATTCGGCTGTGATTACTATCGGTAAGATAGAGGGTGGCTACAGGAGGAATGTGATTGCTGATAGGGTCAGGCTTGAGGCGACGATCCGGGCTCTAAATTCTGAAGTCAGGGGGCTTTTAGAAAAGCGGATTAAGGAGATTATTGATGGGACTGCCAGGACCTATGGTGCTGATTATGACCTGGAATACAGGGAATTATATCCGCCATTAATTAATGATGAAGATGTTGTTGCAAAGGTTAAGGAATCTGCTGAGGAGATGCTTGGAGTTGATAAATTTGTTGAGATAGATAGGCCGACTTTAGGTGCTGAAGATTTTTCTTATTTCCTTGAGAAAAAGCCTGGGGCGATGTTTTTAGTTGGAGGCCAAAATTATGATAAAGGAATAGATGCTCCCCATCATCATCCTGATTATGACTTTGATGAGGCGGCTTTAAAGATTGGCTTAAAAGTTATGTTAAATACAGCTGTAAAATTAATTGCAAAATTAAATTGA
- the ord gene encoding 2,4-diaminopentanoate dehydrogenase has protein sequence MENIKVGLWGLGSMGGGMGRILAKKDGVELAAGIDLDPNKIGKDLGDVLGIEKLGVKVSDDAEDILDDSLDLVILATSSFLKDVAPQIKLLLNKGINVISIAEEMAFPEAQDPDLADELDELARENGVSLLGTGINPGFVLDLMIIALSGVCSEVERIEASRINDLSPFGPTVMKTQGVGTTVEEFEEGLKSGKIVGHIGFKESIYMIAKRLGIKLDEVKETREPIVSNTYRETEHVKVEEGMVAGCKHIAKGYSDGKEVIVLNHPQQIHPEKEGVETGDYIKIIGDPGVDMAITPEIAGGTGTMAVAVNMIPHLINAEPGLHTMADLPVPGAILANMGNLLK, from the coding sequence ATGGAAAATATTAAAGTTGGTTTATGGGGTTTAGGTTCTATGGGAGGCGGCATGGGCCGTATTCTTGCTAAAAAAGATGGAGTTGAGCTGGCTGCTGGAATTGATCTTGATCCCAATAAGATTGGGAAAGATCTTGGCGATGTTTTAGGTATTGAGAAATTAGGCGTTAAGGTTAGTGATGATGCTGAGGATATTCTTGATGATTCACTGGATTTAGTTATTTTAGCTACCAGTTCATTCTTAAAGGATGTTGCTCCTCAGATAAAGCTGCTTTTAAATAAAGGTATTAATGTTATTTCAATTGCTGAAGAGATGGCCTTTCCTGAGGCCCAGGATCCTGATTTAGCCGATGAGTTAGATGAGCTTGCCAGGGAAAATGGTGTTTCTCTTTTAGGTACTGGAATTAACCCAGGTTTTGTGCTTGATCTGATGATTATTGCTCTTTCCGGTGTCTGTTCTGAAGTTGAAAGGATTGAGGCTTCAAGGATTAATGATCTTTCACCCTTTGGTCCGACTGTTATGAAGACCCAGGGTGTTGGCACAACTGTTGAAGAATTTGAAGAGGGCCTTAAATCTGGTAAGATTGTTGGCCATATTGGCTTTAAAGAGTCTATCTATATGATCGCTAAACGTTTAGGGATTAAGCTTGATGAGGTTAAGGAGACCAGAGAGCCGATTGTTTCCAATACTTATCGTGAGACCGAGCATGTTAAAGTTGAAGAGGGTATGGTTGCCGGTTGCAAGCATATTGCCAAGGGTTATTCAGATGGCAAGGAAGTTATTGTCTTAAATCATCCTCAGCAGATCCATCCTGAAAAAGAGGGCGTTGAGACTGGAGATTATATTAAGATTATCGGGGACCCAGGTGTAGATATGGCTATTACTCCTGAAATTGCCGGTGGAACTGGAACTATGGCTGTTGCAGTCAATATGATTCCCCATCTGATTAATGCTGAGCCAGGGCTGCATACAATGGCTGACTTACCTGTTCCTGGAGCTATTCTTGCAAATATGGGTAATTTACTTAAATAA
- the ortA gene encoding 2-amino-4-oxopentanoate thiolase subunit OrtA: protein MAEVKAGSWVEIYSVILEPGQRAPQVPEDTAKVPLELKVKGFLVDDADIGDEVEIESIIGRKYTGKLIDADPSYDHSYGRPIPELLKVGRELKEIINDEGGNG from the coding sequence ATGGCAGAAGTTAAGGCTGGAAGCTGGGTTGAAATCTACTCTGTGATTCTTGAGCCAGGCCAGCGGGCCCCTCAGGTTCCAGAAGATACTGCAAAGGTTCCCTTAGAGCTGAAAGTTAAGGGGTTTTTAGTTGACGATGCTGATATAGGCGATGAGGTTGAGATTGAGTCGATTATTGGCCGGAAATATACTGGCAAGTTGATAGATGCTGATCCATCCTATGATCATTCATATGGCAGGCCGATTCCAGAATTATTAAAGGTCGGCCGGGAATTAAAAGAGATTATTAATGATGAAGGGGGGAATGGCTAA
- the ortB gene encoding 2-amino-4-oxopentanoate thiolase subunit OrtB, with protein MNAGDYNEVMARKNEIMKDAVGLDYDQFRINDLVFDYEGMMAKAGYGLDEIIDIQSDTGVGQTPLIELKNITKVVRKLSPAGKGARIFLKDEAANPSGSYKARRASVSVYHAEKHGYPGVVAATSGNYGAAVASQAVMRNLESIIVQEVFDSEDKGQPEILEKGRKCEAYGSEVLQLSVGPELFYMFLKVLEETGYFNASLYTPFGIAGVETLGYEIINQLRDREDLEPDAIICTNAGGGNLTGTARGVIKAGAKETEIIGASVDLSGLHMASDKDFNRKSFTTGHTGFGIPFATWPDRADVPLNAARALRYMDRYVTVNQGEVFYMTEALAAIEGMERGPAGNTSLAAAFAIAREMDEDQVVVVQETEYTGAGKHPIPQLNFARENGVEVKRGNPDHEVPGQSIIIPEEPGMIKARDLDLKKIRSSYLKKAINKSGIKELGAKELEFLAAEVNLDRARVEAIISEIDEVEVDLI; from the coding sequence ATGAATGCTGGAGATTACAATGAAGTAATGGCTAGAAAGAATGAGATAATGAAAGATGCTGTCGGGCTTGATTATGATCAGTTTCGGATTAATGATTTAGTCTTTGATTATGAAGGAATGATGGCAAAGGCCGGTTACGGGCTGGATGAGATTATTGATATTCAAAGCGATACTGGAGTTGGCCAGACCCCTCTGATTGAGTTAAAAAATATTACTAAAGTTGTTAGAAAATTATCACCTGCCGGAAAGGGTGCCAGGATCTTTTTAAAGGATGAGGCAGCCAATCCATCTGGCAGTTATAAGGCCAGGAGGGCCTCTGTCTCTGTCTATCATGCTGAAAAGCATGGTTACCCAGGGGTTGTGGCAGCAACAAGTGGCAATTATGGGGCGGCTGTGGCCTCCCAGGCTGTTATGAGAAATTTAGAAAGTATTATTGTCCAGGAGGTCTTTGATAGCGAGGATAAGGGCCAGCCTGAGATTTTAGAAAAGGGCAGAAAATGCGAGGCCTATGGTTCTGAGGTTCTGCAGTTATCTGTCGGTCCTGAGCTCTTTTATATGTTCTTAAAGGTTCTTGAAGAGACAGGTTATTTTAATGCTTCACTCTATACTCCCTTTGGGATTGCCGGGGTTGAGACCTTGGGCTATGAGATTATCAATCAGTTAAGGGATAGGGAAGATCTTGAACCTGATGCGATTATCTGCACCAATGCCGGTGGCGGTAATTTAACTGGTACTGCCCGAGGTGTTATTAAAGCCGGTGCTAAAGAGACTGAGATAATCGGAGCCAGTGTTGATCTATCTGGACTCCATATGGCCAGCGATAAAGATTTCAACAGGAAATCATTTACAACCGGCCATACCGGGTTTGGAATTCCCTTTGCTACCTGGCCAGATCGGGCCGATGTGCCATTAAATGCTGCCAGGGCGTTAAGATATATGGATAGATATGTGACTGTTAATCAGGGCGAGGTCTTTTATATGACTGAAGCGCTGGCTGCAATTGAAGGCATGGAACGGGGACCTGCCGGCAATACTTCACTGGCAGCTGCCTTTGCTATTGCCCGGGAAATGGATGAAGACCAGGTTGTTGTTGTTCAGGAGACGGAATATACCGGCGCTGGCAAGCATCCGATTCCTCAACTTAACTTTGCCAGGGAGAATGGTGTTGAGGTTAAACGGGGTAATCCTGATCATGAGGTGCCTGGCCAGTCGATTATTATTCCTGAAGAGCCTGGCATGATTAAGGCCAGAGATCTTGATCTTAAAAAGATCAGGAGTTCTTATCTAAAGAAAGCTATTAATAAGAGTGGAATCAAAGAACTTGGAGCTAAAGAGCTTGAGTTTCTTGCCGCTGAGGTTAATTTAGATAGAGCCAGGGTTGAGGCGATAATTTCTGAGATAGATGAAGTTGAGGTTGATCTGATTTAG
- a CDS encoding GlmL-related ornithine degradation protein, protein MELELLVAEIGSTTTMVNAFNDIKSGQPVHLGQGMAPTSVEEGDVMIGLEAAIADLKTGLGVDDLSWNEFMATSSAAGGLKMTVHGLVKEMTVRAAEEAALGAGAVIKQVTAGKLRDRQLEKIKEIQPNIILLAGGVDYGEEETILYNAEKLAGLGIKVPVIYAGNSVLQDEVRDIFAEKGIETIIVDNVYPDIDRLNIEPTRREIHEVFARHIVKAPGMSRITEMLTAEMLPTPGAVMQSARLLKEKIGNLVVFDIGGATTDVHSVTEESGKVRDILVSPEPEAKRTVEGDLGVYLNAPHVYSLLKDQFEIPAREDLAPIPRNEDEEKYVEHLAARAAKTALERHAGSYRDYYGSGGRQTVAEGKDLTAVRWLIGTGGALTRLDGGKDILKSLRTNRSRQLLPPEEAKPLIDKKYIMASLGVMSKKYPEAAVKLMLDSLEIEAEDLENKDEDQDLEN, encoded by the coding sequence ATGGAATTGGAACTTTTAGTTGCAGAGATCGGCAGTACGACGACGATGGTCAATGCATTTAATGATATAAAATCAGGGCAACCAGTCCATTTAGGCCAGGGTATGGCCCCGACTTCTGTGGAAGAAGGGGATGTAATGATCGGTCTTGAGGCTGCTATTGCTGACTTAAAGACCGGTCTCGGTGTTGATGATTTAAGCTGGAATGAATTTATGGCTACCAGCAGTGCTGCCGGTGGCTTAAAGATGACAGTCCATGGCCTGGTTAAGGAGATGACTGTTCGGGCAGCTGAGGAAGCTGCTCTCGGTGCCGGGGCAGTTATTAAACAGGTTACTGCTGGAAAATTGCGGGATAGACAGCTGGAGAAGATTAAGGAGATCCAGCCTAATATTATCCTGCTGGCCGGCGGTGTTGATTATGGCGAAGAAGAGACTATTTTATATAATGCTGAAAAGCTTGCTGGCTTAGGCATTAAGGTGCCGGTGATCTATGCCGGTAATAGTGTCTTACAGGATGAGGTTAGAGATATTTTTGCTGAAAAAGGAATTGAGACAATCATTGTTGATAATGTCTATCCTGATATTGACCGCTTAAATATTGAACCGACCAGGCGAGAGATCCATGAGGTCTTTGCCAGACATATTGTTAAAGCCCCTGGGATGTCCAGGATTACGGAAATGTTGACTGCTGAGATGCTGCCGACTCCAGGTGCTGTCATGCAGTCTGCCCGGTTACTCAAAGAAAAGATCGGGAATCTGGTTGTCTTTGATATCGGGGGAGCAACAACTGATGTCCATTCAGTTACTGAGGAATCTGGCAAGGTCAGGGATATTCTGGTTAGTCCTGAACCTGAGGCCAAAAGGACTGTTGAGGGTGATTTAGGTGTTTATCTTAATGCACCCCATGTCTATAGTTTATTAAAGGATCAGTTCGAGATTCCAGCCAGGGAGGACCTGGCTCCGATCCCTAGAAATGAAGATGAAGAGAAATATGTCGAGCATCTGGCAGCCAGAGCTGCTAAGACTGCTCTTGAGCGTCATGCCGGGAGCTATCGGGATTATTATGGTTCTGGAGGCCGGCAGACTGTGGCCGAGGGCAAGGATTTAACTGCTGTCCGCTGGTTGATTGGAACTGGCGGTGCTCTGACCAGGCTGGATGGCGGCAAAGATATCTTGAAATCATTACGAACCAATCGGTCCAGACAGCTGCTGCCCCCTGAAGAGGCTAAACCTTTAATTGATAAGAAATATATTATGGCTTCCTTAGGTGTTATGAGCAAGAAATATCCTGAAGCTGCGGTTAAGCTGATGTTAGATAGTCTGGAGATAGAGGCAGAGGATCTGGAAAACAAAGATGAAGATCAAGATTTAGAAAATTAA
- a CDS encoding ornithine aminomutase subunit alpha, with translation MSPERKDDFQKRREHLADLSDQELKERFWDLADQIVDPLADLAKTHTSPSIERSVLIRMGFNSLDAKAIVKKIHEADLLGKGAGHVLLKLSEKEGMEIKDAGMAIKDGKYSDKELADLFSGGVA, from the coding sequence ATGTCACCGGAAAGAAAAGATGATTTTCAAAAGAGACGGGAGCATCTTGCTGATCTTTCTGATCAGGAATTAAAGGAGAGATTCTGGGACTTAGCCGATCAGATTGTTGATCCTTTAGCTGATCTTGCTAAGACCCATACTTCTCCGTCAATCGAGAGATCTGTTTTAATTAGAATGGGTTTTAATAGTCTTGATGCCAAGGCTATCGTTAAAAAAATTCATGAGGCTGACCTTTTAGGTAAGGGAGCCGGCCATGTGCTCTTGAAACTATCAGAAAAAGAAGGTATGGAGATTAAAGATGCTGGTATGGCAATAAAGGATGGAAAATACAGCGATAAAGAGCTGGCCGATTTATTTAGTGGAGGTGTTGCTTAA
- the oraE gene encoding D-ornithine 4,5-aminomutase subunit OraE, producing the protein MELRPDEKIDIEALLEDIESYRPKRKGWTWRKPVDQLNLEDFTYYNMSEGLENSIPLPAARSFKGIDPQPEPVITTEIASGRFEDDIRRMRMAAWHGADHLMVIRTAGQSHFDGLIEGTPEGVGGIPITRKQLRVTRRALDLIEEEVGRPLNFHSYVSGVAGPEIAVLFAEEGVNGAHQDPQYNVLYRNVNMFRSFVDAAVAKKVMASVDMLQIDGAHNANATARKAWNVMPELFVQHAINSQFSMKAGMPKELIALSTVPPAAAPAPDLRLNMPYAVALRELFDGFKFRAQQNTKYMESSIREATVTHTLNLLISALTSADIQSTITPDEGRNVPWHYNNIMAVDTAKQTFAALDGIKKILNLEEKEESRLREDARELKERAVLFMEEILEVGGYFEAVSQGFFVDSGRYPGRNDDGIARDKDGGVSADSIIPRDDDYMAPVCNHYGYNNLPDGVDKGCDLIDGCSLEHPEMIDFIDELDPEDNVNNRLEETREFRKGSKLKPEVEWAADGWVNITMFLPAEETVAEVAALEIAKKMGLENAEVIHREVMHPAEGTLIEVKGKVDFAVDVDNLEIPEKEELLPDDEIEKYVKENQLKIVAATVGEDEHSVGLREIIDIKHGGIEKYGFKVTYLGTSVPINKVVDAAVETNADVIMISTIITHNDVHRQNMQKLHDLCIERGLRDDVILIGGGTQVTDDIACESGMDAGFGRGTHGDDVASFIVKKLKGEIEDACENIEE; encoded by the coding sequence ATGGAGTTAAGACCTGATGAAAAAATTGATATAGAGGCGTTATTAGAAGATATTGAGTCCTATAGGCCTAAAAGAAAGGGCTGGACCTGGAGAAAACCTGTAGATCAATTGAATTTAGAGGACTTTACGTATTATAATATGAGTGAAGGCTTAGAAAATAGTATACCCCTACCTGCAGCCAGGAGTTTTAAGGGTATCGACCCCCAGCCTGAGCCAGTAATTACAACTGAGATTGCCTCAGGCAGGTTTGAAGATGATATTCGGAGAATGCGGATGGCTGCCTGGCATGGTGCTGATCATCTGATGGTTATTAGAACTGCCGGTCAGAGCCATTTTGATGGATTGATTGAAGGTACTCCAGAGGGTGTCGGTGGAATTCCGATCACCAGAAAACAGCTTAGAGTGACCAGAAGAGCTTTAGATTTAATTGAGGAAGAGGTTGGCCGTCCATTGAATTTCCACTCTTATGTTAGTGGTGTGGCCGGGCCAGAGATTGCTGTTTTATTTGCTGAAGAGGGGGTCAATGGTGCCCACCAGGATCCTCAGTACAATGTTTTATATAGAAATGTTAATATGTTCCGCTCCTTTGTTGATGCTGCGGTAGCTAAGAAGGTTATGGCTTCTGTCGATATGTTACAGATTGATGGTGCCCATAATGCCAATGCTACTGCCAGAAAAGCCTGGAATGTTATGCCTGAACTCTTTGTTCAGCATGCGATTAATTCTCAGTTTTCCATGAAGGCCGGGATGCCAAAGGAGTTAATTGCGCTTTCAACTGTGCCACCGGCGGCAGCTCCGGCACCTGATTTAAGGCTTAATATGCCATATGCTGTTGCTCTTAGAGAATTATTTGATGGCTTTAAATTTAGAGCCCAGCAGAATACCAAGTATATGGAGTCATCAATTAGAGAGGCAACTGTAACCCATACCCTGAATCTTTTAATATCTGCTTTGACATCTGCTGATATTCAGAGTACAATTACTCCTGATGAGGGTAGAAATGTGCCATGGCATTATAATAATATTATGGCTGTTGATACTGCCAAGCAGACATTTGCTGCTCTTGACGGGATTAAGAAGATTCTTAACTTAGAAGAAAAAGAGGAGAGTCGCTTAAGAGAGGATGCCAGAGAGCTAAAAGAGAGAGCAGTTCTCTTTATGGAAGAGATCTTAGAAGTTGGCGGCTATTTTGAAGCTGTCTCCCAGGGTTTCTTTGTTGATTCTGGCCGTTATCCTGGACGGAATGATGACGGTATAGCCAGAGATAAAGATGGCGGAGTCTCTGCTGATAGTATTATTCCTAGAGATGACGATTATATGGCCCCTGTCTGTAACCATTATGGTTATAATAATCTACCTGATGGCGTTGATAAGGGCTGTGACTTAATTGATGGCTGTTCTTTAGAGCATCCTGAGATGATTGATTTTATAGATGAGCTTGACCCTGAAGATAATGTAAATAACAGGCTGGAAGAGACCCGTGAATTTAGAAAAGGCAGCAAGCTAAAGCCTGAGGTTGAATGGGCTGCAGATGGCTGGGTTAATATTACAATGTTCCTCCCGGCTGAAGAGACTGTGGCTGAAGTGGCTGCTTTAGAGATTGCCAAGAAGATGGGTCTTGAGAATGCTGAGGTTATACATCGTGAGGTTATGCATCCAGCAGAGGGTACTTTAATTGAAGTTAAAGGTAAGGTTGATTTTGCTGTAGATGTTGATAATCTTGAGATTCCTGAAAAGGAAGAGTTATTGCCTGATGATGAGATTGAGAAATATGTTAAAGAGAATCAGTTAAAGATTGTTGCGGCTACTGTTGGTGAAGATGAGCATTCTGTCGGCTTAAGAGAGATTATTGATATTAAGCATGGTGGAATTGAGAAATATGGTTTTAAGGTGACTTATCTTGGAACTTCAGTGCCGATTAATAAGGTTGTTGATGCTGCAGTTGAGACTAATGCAGATGTGATTATGATCAGTACAATTATTACCCATAATGATGTCCACCGTCAGAATATGCAGAAGCTCCATGATCTCTGTATTGAGAGAGGCTTGAGAGATGATGTAATCCTGATCGGTGGCGGTACTCAGGTAACTGACGATATTGCCTGTGAATCAGGGATGGATGCCGGTTTTGGCCGGGGAACCCATGGCGATGATGTTGCTAGCTTTATTGTTAAAAAGCTTAAAGGCGAGATCGAGGATGCCTGTGAGAATATAGAGGAATAA
- the alr gene encoding alanine racemase gives MQEITRPVRAEIDLANIRYQIKSIRRHVGEDSEIMAVVKADGYGHGSVEVARAAISAGATRLAVAIPEEGMELRAAGIKVPIQVFGETMPEQVRLLVEYDLIPTICRSDSRKAIARIADKHNKKIPVVIKVDTGMGRLGLKPAEVSAFYQKTVRDNNLEVDSIMTHFSKADEEDKEYTEYQWQQYQKAVENIRDLGVKEEDLPELQVANSATILDLPEFALDIVRPGIMMYGLPPSHEVGSPFPLKPVLSWKTRIVYLKKVPAGTAISYGGTYKTEHEEYIATLPLGYADGYPRILSNKAEVLVNGQRAPIRGRVCMDMIMVDVTGIPNVEVGSEVVLIGEQGDEEITATELADLAGTINYEITCGISSRVPRVYLNQ, from the coding sequence ATGCAGGAGATAACCAGGCCAGTCAGGGCTGAGATTGATCTGGCCAATATCAGGTATCAGATCAAATCTATCAGGAGACATGTCGGGGAAGATAGCGAGATTATGGCTGTGGTTAAGGCAGATGGCTATGGCCATGGCTCAGTTGAGGTTGCCAGGGCGGCAATCTCAGCTGGAGCTACCAGGCTTGCTGTTGCTATTCCTGAGGAAGGTATGGAATTGAGGGCAGCAGGAATTAAGGTTCCGATTCAGGTCTTTGGCGAGACAATGCCTGAACAGGTTAGACTGCTGGTTGAATATGATCTGATTCCGACAATCTGCCGGTCTGATTCCAGAAAGGCGATTGCCAGGATTGCAGATAAGCATAATAAAAAGATACCTGTTGTTATTAAAGTTGATACTGGCATGGGAAGGCTTGGCTTAAAGCCAGCTGAGGTTTCTGCTTTTTATCAGAAAACAGTCAGGGATAATAATCTTGAAGTTGATAGCATTATGACTCATTTTTCTAAGGCTGATGAGGAAGATAAGGAGTATACCGAGTATCAGTGGCAGCAGTATCAAAAGGCAGTTGAAAATATTAGAGATTTAGGTGTTAAGGAAGAAGATCTGCCTGAATTACAGGTGGCCAACAGTGCTACAATTCTTGATCTGCCTGAGTTTGCCCTGGATATTGTCCGACCTGGAATTATGATGTATGGCCTGCCCCCATCCCATGAGGTTGGCAGTCCATTCCCATTAAAACCTGTTTTAAGCTGGAAGACCAGGATTGTTTATTTAAAGAAGGTGCCTGCCGGGACTGCAATCAGTTATGGCGGTACTTATAAGACAGAGCATGAGGAGTATATTGCAACGCTTCCATTAGGCTATGCAGATGGCTATCCCAGGATTTTATCCAACAAGGCTGAAGTGCTGGTTAATGGCCAGAGAGCTCCGATCAGGGGCAGGGTCTGTATGGATATGATAATGGTTGATGTTACAGGTATTCCAAATGTTGAAGTAGGTTCAGAGGTTGTTTTGATTGGTGAACAGGGAGATGAAGAGATTACAGCCACAGAACTGGCTGATTTGGCCGGGACGATCAATTATGAGATTACCTGTGGTATTAGTTCAAGAGTTCCAAGGGTTTATTTGAATCAATAA